Below is a window of Sulfitobacter sp. BSw21498 DNA.
GGAGTTAGATTGTCCGTCGTCAGGGTTTTTGGGACCAATGGCGACCTAAACTAAGAGAGAGTTCGGCTCATCTGGTTGGTTTGATTATGCGGCGCGTTGTTTGTGATGCAAGCGTCGCGTTTCGAGCGTCTTACGTTTGATCCTTTCCCTTTGTTTTAGAATGGCTTTATCGCGCGCGAAGTAGACGTCGGCGGGTGTGACGTTGCTCAGGATCTCGTGGTAACGCTGATGATTGCAATGATCGACGAAGGCCTCAATCTGGGCTTCAAGATCGCCCGGCAGGAAGTAGTTTTCCAGCAGGATGCGGTTCTTTAGGGTCTGGTGCCAGCGTTCCACTGCCTCTCAGGGTATTGCGTAGCAATGTCCCGAGAAGGATCTTGCCTTGGGTTTGGGGATGATACGGTGCGCCACGCGAGTGCTTCATGCCTTTGCCCAGTAGTCATTCGGCCAAGTCACCCGAGACGTAACTGGACCCGTTGTCCATTGCCCTCCCATGCATGGTTACATGCACGGGAGGGGCTGAGCAGTCGAGGTTTATGAATGACGTGAACCTGATCGAAACCGGATGCCTTCAGTGCCAGATCGAGCGTGTCCGTCACGTCTTTAGCCCGCAGGTTGGTGCAGAGCTTCCATCCCTTTCGGGACATAGCTGCGCAGTACCCTGTCGGCCAGTGGAGACGATGTAGCGGCTGTAATCGTCGAGGACCGTGCTGAGATAGAACCAACCCCACCCAAGGACCTTGATGTAGGTGAAGTCGGTCTGCCCGCTGCCCGGCAGTCGCCGCTTGCGGCGATGAGAGGGGGAGCTGGTTGATCCCACTTGTCTTGTCTTTGAACTCGCTCGCCGCCTTTATAACGATGAACGCAGGGCTGGTAATCAGATCATGTGCCTTCAAGATCCGATACGTCGAAGCCTCTGATACAAAGTAGCTTTCTGTATCTATGAACGTCACTGCCAGTTCTCGCGGCGACAGTTCCGTTTCCTTCAACGCCAGTTTGACCATCTTGCGGCGCACCTCGTCGGGAATGCGGTTCCAGACATGTTTTGGCTTGGGAGATTGGTCCTTCAGCCCGGCCTCACCACGCTGCAGATACCGATCGTATCCCGTTGACCGGCAGTCGATTGCAAAGTAGTCGATGAGAGGGGGCGGTAGAATGTCGTACGCGGGATACCCAGCTTGGCAAGCGTCTGACGGGCTGATAGGTGGCTTTCTTCGACCAGCCGAACGATCTCAAGTTTCTCAGATGCCGCCCTCTCATCGCTGTAAACAGCGGCTGCCGGGTAGTAGATACCTCATTCGGGGTCGCGCCCACCGTCGAACATGCTTTTTTTGAGAAGACGCAGTTCCAACGTTTGTTCGGCAACGACCTCTTTCAGGTCCTTTGCTTCGCGGCGCAGCTCCTTGACCTTGTCAGTGTTTGCCGCACGTGCTGTGTCGCCTGCCAAACGCCGTTTGCCAGCCTCCATGAAGTCCCCTCTCATGCATGTAAACATGCACTGCCGGGCAGTGCTTGGAGCATTTGTAATAGATGCCTTGAGAGATGCCCTCACCCCTCTCGGGATCATGCTTTGCATGACCCTGCCGGGCAGTGGGCGGCACAGCTCGGCAATGCTGTCTTCCCCACGCAGGCCATCCAGCACGATCCGGATCTTCTCTTCGGATGAATAATGTTTGCGCCCCTCTCATCGATACTGCGTATCGATGAGAGGGCAGCGGTGCGCCAGTTTGAGGTCTTTGACGATCTTCTCACCAGGGCTTTTGCGTGTTCCAGTTGTCTGTCTCATCGGCCACTCCTCAGTGGTTATGATGAGCCAACAACACTCTCTTATCAAATAACGCTATTTGGACCCATAAGCGCTGACGTCAGACAGTGACAAAAAATCTGGCGAACCTGAATGACCGCCTACCATTTAGGCGCAAGCCGACCGTAGCGCGTATCTCGGTAGAACAGGTAACCTGAGCCGCACAAAGGACCCTGCATAGCGCACCAAGATGTCCCCCCCGAAGGCGGGACCACCATCGGCGACCCGGATTTACCTTATACCATTGGCGGTTCACACCCTGTCCCATTGACAATGAGAGGTGTGCGGGAGGACTATATTCAAGCGGCTTTGGGAGAAACCGCACTCATGGGGGGGGGAGAAGCGTTGCTTGAAGGTGAACCACCTACGCAATTACTGCCATTTCCGATACGTGAAGACGGTCGGCAGCATACTGGCGCAGCGCTCAATGCGGTTTTGGGCAAAAAGTACGAAGACGCGGGGAGCATCTTGCTCGCCTCATCAAAAGGCTTGGGCTGGGGAGGCACGGTCAATGCGGAGCTACGCCGCCACAACTCGTTGAGCGGGGCGTCATTTATTCAGCCGGTCAATGAAGTCGCCATCGCTTTGGCTGGCAGCGCCGAAATCAGGCGCCGTGCTGACGGCGCTGAACAGCGATTCAAGTCTAAAGCCGGCGTATCCTGCATTTGTCCAAAAGGTGTATCAGTTCGCTACCTCAATATTGATGGAGATAGCTTGGACATGCTTCATCTCTATTTATGTAAGGACGTCTCTGGCGGTCTAAGCGATCGAGATACGAATGCCGAAGACGCAGGACTTGTCTACACTGGAGGCATATTCGATCCGCTAATTCATCAGATTGGGTTGGCGATTGCCGAGGAGTTGCAGGCAAGTTCAAAAAGCAACCGGCTCGTATTTGATACATTGAGTTTAGCGCTTTCGGCCCGGATATTGCAGCGGCACACTCGAGCCGACGATTGGGCGCGCTCTGATGCTTACGTTAGCTCCCAAAACGCCAAGGGCCTCGATCCGATGCGATTGAAGCGTGTCGTAGAGTTCATGATGGAAAACCTGTCAGAAGACATTTCCCTTAGCAACTTGGCCGACGTATCGTGCCTGAGCATGTTCCACTTTGCGCGGGCGTTCAAGCTTTCGACGGGGTCATCGCCTATGTTTCATTTCAGTCAGATGCGCTTGAGCAAAGCTAAGGAACACTTGGAGCATGGTAGCATGTCGATTGACGACATTGCAGAAACCGTCGGCTATTCATCAGGTGCCAACTTTGCGCGCGCGTTCAGAAAGCTCTGTGGAATATCTCCGTCAGAGTATCGGCAGCGAATGCGCAACTAAAGCACCTCCTAGACATGTTTAAACGTTACGATCCGCAAATTGCGCCATATTGCGCAACACTTGCATGCTATTGGGCAAGTCGCGACAGGCCGGCCCCGCCCTCTTTGGATATGCTCGGCAAAGCATGCGGGTCGTAAGTCGCCCTTCATGCCATTGCGTATAATCTGTGGAGGAAAATATGAAGAACGTTGAAACGGTAAGCGTCGCACATCTCGGGGGGTCAGAGATCGGCTATTGCTTTGGGGAGGACTTCGATCCATCTCGTCCGACATTAGTGATGGTGAATTCCTTTGCAACATCAAGTCAGCTCTACCGACCCCAGTTTTCGGATAAAGCGTTATCTGACACGGCAAACCTGGTGTCATTTGAATTGTATGGGCACGGTAAAACTCGAACGCCTTCCGAACAGTTTACCTACTGGGATTCCGCAATTGCGAACTTGCAGGCCATGGACAAGCTAAACATCTCTTCAGCATTCGTCTTAGGTACGTCGCAAGGTGGATGGGTCGCCGCACGCATGGCCATGCTGGCACCAGAAAAGATAAAAGGGATAATCCCGCTGGGTACCTCAATGGACTATGAAAGTCAGCAAAGCCAATCTCTGGGTTGCTGGAACGGATCTGAATTCAACAGTCCTCTTGTTGATGCACTTGCCGATCCGGTTGATGAGAGCTGGGAGCCCGCGGACGCGTTTTGCGACGCATTGTTAACTGCGGGCTTTGGCCCTGACGTCTCGGACGATGAGCGGGCCTTTTGGCACAAGACCCTGAAAGAAAACTACGCGGGTGATGATGGCCGCAAGCGATTGAGAATGTGTGCGATCAACCTTCGCGACCGAGATGGTCTTTATGGTCGCCTCGACTATGTCAAATGTCCGGTTGCTTGGGCGCACGGAACAGCGGACCAGGTCTATTCCGTTGAAAATGCAGAACTTGGGGTATCCAAGTTCACCAAGTCCGAAGATGCTACCCTGACGATCATCGAAGGTGGCCAGCATTTCCTGAGCGCATCACATCCAAAAGAGGTAAACGAACTCGCGCGATCGTTTATCAAAAAGTGGTCGTAACGTCCTACGACAGCGCAAACTGTCGTCATCGGTTAGGCCGCTGTCTGGGCAGATGACAGCAGATTGACGCTATGTGCCGGCGCGCAAGTCCATTCAGATGGATTTGCGCGCCGAACGCCGGGCAAGCTTGGCTGTATTAACATTGCACCCGAGAAGACTGAGCCGGAGGCGAACATCCCCCCTACAAAGGCGCTGCAACTCTGTATTTGCAACGCAACAGAACTGCCAACAGATCGCAGGCCTATACATTCGGTTGAACGGGTAGCTCCGACTTACGACGTGCAAGAATGTCGGACGACACAAGGTAAGAAGACGCGACATGGCTGCACACCAGTTTGCGCGTCAATTCGACATCTAAGTTAAGTATCGCGTCAGCGATCTGACGATGCTCGTTTCGAGAGGACGCCAACCGCCTATTATCCTCGCGGAAATTGGCGGCTCGCCAAGCAAAGGTTCGCATGCTCAGTTCGTCCAAGGTTGAGGCAAGTGTCATATTTCGAGCGCCGAATTTTATAGCCTCGTGAAACTGCCTATTGATATCGCTGTATGTCGTCGGGTCGTCGCAAGCATCGCCGCTGTCAACAATCACCATAAGCTGACGGCGTTCGATTTCACTCATACGTTTGGCCGCAAGAGCGGCGAGAGCGCTCTCTATCTCGCCAGTGGCTTCAAACAGTTCAGCAAGGTCTTCAGGTGTCATCTCGCGCACGAAGTAGGCCCGTCGGGTCCCACGCTCAGCGAGCCCTGCTTGGGCCAGCCGGTGCAAGGCTTCCCTCACCGGGGTGCGCGATACACCGAATTTTTCAGCCAATGACTGTTCGATAA
It encodes the following:
- a CDS encoding helix-turn-helix domain-containing protein; the protein is MREDYIQAALGETALMGGGEALLEGEPPTQLLPFPIREDGRQHTGAALNAVLGKKYEDAGSILLASSKGLGWGGTVNAELRRHNSLSGASFIQPVNEVAIALAGSAEIRRRADGAEQRFKSKAGVSCICPKGVSVRYLNIDGDSLDMLHLYLCKDVSGGLSDRDTNAEDAGLVYTGGIFDPLIHQIGLAIAEELQASSKSNRLVFDTLSLALSARILQRHTRADDWARSDAYVSSQNAKGLDPMRLKRVVEFMMENLSEDISLSNLADVSCLSMFHFARAFKLSTGSSPMFHFSQMRLSKAKEHLEHGSMSIDDIAETVGYSSGANFARAFRKLCGISPSEYRQRMRN
- a CDS encoding alpha/beta fold hydrolase, producing MKNVETVSVAHLGGSEIGYCFGEDFDPSRPTLVMVNSFATSSQLYRPQFSDKALSDTANLVSFELYGHGKTRTPSEQFTYWDSAIANLQAMDKLNISSAFVLGTSQGGWVAARMAMLAPEKIKGIIPLGTSMDYESQQSQSLGCWNGSEFNSPLVDALADPVDESWEPADAFCDALLTAGFGPDVSDDERAFWHKTLKENYAGDDGRKRLRMCAINLRDRDGLYGRLDYVKCPVAWAHGTADQVYSVENAELGVSKFTKSEDATLTIIEGGQHFLSASHPKEVNELARSFIKKWS
- a CDS encoding GntR family transcriptional regulator; translation: MEAKRAQNDWIDWPMIIRAADCIFESLIETIMVGQLAPGEPLIEQSLAEKFGVSRTPVREALHRLAQAGLAERGTRRAYFVREMTPEDLAELFEATGEIESALAALAAKRMSEIERRQLMVIVDSGDACDDPTTYSDINRQFHEAIKFGARNMTLASTLDELSMRTFAWRAANFREDNRRLASSRNEHRQIADAILNLDVELTRKLVCSHVASSYLVSSDILARRKSELPVQPNV